One segment of Phaeacidiphilus oryzae TH49 DNA contains the following:
- a CDS encoding GntR family transcriptional regulator — protein sequence MTEAASASPTPARRAKSSTRAVARPVPLRQAVYNAIADMIITRELQPGEHLVEIELAGELGVSRQPVREALQRLHTEGWVDLRPAQGAFVHVPTEEEADQLMAVRAMLEAESATLAAERATPEEIEDLWELQRIGEAALEQADNTEALVEANANLHRRLVEIAGNQVLTEHISMVDRRMRWYYAPIAQGRGRKAWDEHAAIIRAVAAHKAQRAGELMRRHAETTRHAYAEASQEAEGRTA from the coding sequence ATGACCGAAGCAGCCAGCGCCTCACCCACCCCCGCCCGCCGCGCGAAGAGCAGCACGCGCGCCGTCGCCCGGCCGGTACCGCTGCGCCAGGCGGTCTACAACGCCATCGCGGACATGATCATCACCCGCGAACTCCAGCCCGGGGAGCACCTGGTGGAGATCGAGTTGGCCGGCGAGCTGGGCGTGAGCCGGCAGCCCGTACGGGAGGCCCTGCAGCGGCTGCACACCGAGGGCTGGGTGGACCTCCGCCCGGCCCAGGGCGCCTTCGTCCACGTCCCCACCGAGGAGGAGGCCGACCAGCTGATGGCGGTCCGCGCCATGCTGGAGGCCGAGTCGGCCACCCTCGCCGCCGAGCGCGCCACCCCGGAGGAGATCGAGGACCTCTGGGAGCTGCAGCGGATCGGCGAGGCCGCGCTGGAGCAGGCGGACAACACCGAGGCGCTGGTCGAGGCGAACGCCAACCTCCACCGCCGGCTGGTGGAGATCGCCGGAAACCAGGTGCTCACCGAGCACATCTCCATGGTGGACCGGCGGATGCGCTGGTACTACGCCCCGATCGCGCAGGGCCGGGGCCGCAAGGCCTGGGACGAGCACGCGGCGATCATCCGCGCGGTGGCCGCGCACAAGGCGCAGCGCGCCGGCGAGCTCATGCGCCGGCACGCCGAGACCACTCGGCACGCCTACGCGGAGGCCTCGCAGGAGGCGGAGGGCAGGACCGCCTGA
- a CDS encoding LysR family transcriptional regulator, protein MLFRQLEYFVAVARERHFARAAEACFVSQPALSTAIAKLERELNVMLINRGHNFEGLTPEGERLVVWAKRILAEHDTFKTEVAAMRSGITGTLRLGTEPTVSTVTGLPVAAFCATHPLARVKVCAGLSAAELRRRLRDFELDAAIAHFAPDEREGLEVMPLYRERYVLIVSGEQLVPGGDPIGWAEAAQLPLALLTPDLKFRQLIDAAFARTGLAPTPQVEADSLATLYALVATGSWVGVVPQTWLRTMPMTAGMRALPLVDPEAGAGLGSGAGSGAAPGLEPEPAGREEISLAINAGRPGSVLARAFLRAAVGLALDERLGAQGRDLARARQAA, encoded by the coding sequence ATGTTGTTCCGTCAGCTCGAGTACTTCGTGGCGGTGGCCAGGGAGCGGCACTTCGCTCGGGCCGCGGAGGCCTGCTTCGTCTCCCAGCCCGCCCTCTCCACGGCCATCGCCAAGCTGGAGCGCGAGCTCAACGTCATGCTGATCAACCGGGGCCACAACTTCGAGGGACTCACCCCGGAGGGCGAGCGGCTGGTCGTCTGGGCCAAGCGAATCCTCGCCGAGCACGACACCTTCAAGACCGAGGTGGCGGCGATGCGGTCGGGGATCACCGGCACCCTGCGGCTGGGCACCGAACCCACCGTCTCGACGGTCACCGGGCTCCCGGTGGCCGCCTTCTGCGCCACCCACCCGCTGGCCAGGGTCAAGGTCTGCGCGGGGCTGTCCGCCGCCGAACTCCGCCGCCGGCTCCGGGACTTCGAACTGGACGCGGCCATCGCCCACTTCGCCCCGGACGAGCGGGAGGGGCTGGAGGTGATGCCGCTCTACCGGGAGCGGTACGTCCTCATCGTCTCCGGCGAGCAGCTGGTCCCCGGCGGCGACCCGATCGGCTGGGCCGAGGCCGCGCAGCTGCCGCTCGCCCTCCTCACCCCGGACCTGAAGTTCCGCCAGCTCATCGACGCGGCCTTCGCCCGCACCGGCCTGGCCCCGACCCCGCAGGTCGAGGCCGACTCGCTGGCCACCCTCTACGCCCTGGTGGCCACCGGCTCCTGGGTCGGGGTGGTCCCGCAGACGTGGCTGCGCACCATGCCGATGACCGCCGGGATGCGGGCCCTTCCCCTGGTCGACCCGGAGGCGGGGGCGGGGCTGGGTTCGGGTGCGGGTTCGGGTGCGGCACCGGGCCTGGAGCCGGAGCCGGCCGGTCGGGAGGAGATCTCGCTGGCGATCAACGCCGGCCGGCCGGGCTCCGTCCTCGCCCGCGCCTTCCTCCGGGCGGCGGTCGGGCTGGCCCTGGACGAGCGGCTGGGCGCGCAGGGCCGCGACCTCGCGCGGGCGCGGCAGGCGGCGTGA
- the oxc gene encoding oxalyl-CoA decarboxylase, whose protein sequence is MTAVSKPAGEPEGTAEQAALTDGIHLVVDALKINEVENVYGVVGIPITDLARVAQASGIRYIGFRHESDAGHAAAAAGFLTKKPGICLTVSAPGFLNGLVALANATTNCFPMVQISGSSERHLVDLQRGDYEELDQLAAAKPFVKAAYRVHRAEDIGRGIARAIRTAASGRPGGVYLDIPAAVLGEVIDAEKGAASLWKVVDPAPAQLPSHEAVDRAIDLLASAERPLIVLGKGAAYAQADSQVREFVESTGIPYLPMSMAKGLLPDDHPQSAATARSLALKRADVVLLVGARLNWLLGHGEAPQWNPDAKFIQVDIAANEMDSNQPIAAPLVGDVGSVLEALAERTKPGQISVSAEWKDELADRTRKNVDRMAGKLAAAREAAPMQFLGALQAVRDVLAEHPNVKLVNEGANALDKARSTIGMQRPRHRLDVGTWGVMGIGMGYAIAAAVETGDPVVAVEGDSAFGFSGMEIETVCRYRLPIVTLVLNNSGVYRGDEASTTDDPAPTALGARHERMIEAFGGKGYRATTPDEVATALREALAAGEPALIDCVIDPADGTESGNIAHLNPKGISAKQ, encoded by the coding sequence ATGACCGCCGTATCGAAGCCGGCCGGGGAACCGGAGGGCACGGCCGAGCAGGCCGCGCTGACCGACGGGATCCATCTGGTCGTCGACGCGCTCAAGATCAACGAGGTCGAGAACGTCTACGGCGTCGTCGGCATCCCGATCACCGACCTGGCGCGGGTCGCCCAGGCCTCCGGCATCCGGTACATCGGCTTCCGCCACGAGAGCGACGCCGGCCACGCGGCGGCCGCGGCGGGCTTCCTCACCAAGAAGCCGGGCATCTGCCTGACGGTCTCCGCGCCCGGCTTCCTCAACGGCCTGGTGGCGCTGGCCAACGCCACCACCAACTGCTTCCCGATGGTGCAGATATCGGGCTCCAGCGAGCGCCACCTGGTCGACCTCCAGCGCGGCGACTACGAGGAGCTGGACCAGCTGGCCGCCGCCAAGCCCTTCGTGAAGGCCGCCTACCGGGTGCACCGCGCCGAGGACATCGGCCGCGGCATCGCCCGCGCCATCCGCACCGCCGCCTCCGGCCGGCCCGGCGGCGTCTACCTGGACATCCCGGCCGCGGTACTCGGCGAGGTGATCGACGCGGAGAAGGGCGCGGCCTCGCTGTGGAAGGTCGTCGACCCGGCCCCCGCCCAGCTGCCCTCGCACGAGGCGGTGGACCGCGCGATCGACCTGCTGGCGAGCGCCGAGCGGCCGCTGATCGTCCTCGGCAAGGGCGCCGCGTACGCCCAGGCCGACTCCCAGGTACGGGAATTCGTGGAGAGCACCGGCATCCCGTACCTCCCGATGTCGATGGCCAAGGGCCTGCTGCCGGACGACCACCCGCAGTCCGCGGCCACCGCGCGCTCGCTGGCGCTGAAGCGGGCCGACGTGGTCCTGCTGGTCGGCGCGCGGCTCAACTGGCTGCTGGGGCACGGCGAGGCGCCGCAGTGGAACCCGGACGCCAAGTTCATCCAGGTGGACATCGCGGCCAACGAGATGGACAGCAACCAGCCGATCGCGGCGCCGCTCGTCGGCGACGTCGGCTCGGTGCTGGAGGCGCTGGCCGAGCGGACCAAGCCCGGGCAGATCTCGGTCTCCGCGGAGTGGAAGGACGAACTCGCCGACCGCACCCGGAAGAACGTCGACCGGATGGCCGGCAAGCTGGCCGCCGCCCGCGAGGCCGCGCCCATGCAGTTCCTCGGCGCCCTGCAGGCCGTCCGGGACGTCCTGGCCGAGCACCCGAACGTCAAACTGGTCAACGAGGGGGCCAACGCGCTGGACAAGGCGCGCAGCACGATCGGCATGCAGCGGCCGCGGCACCGCCTGGACGTCGGCACCTGGGGCGTGATGGGCATCGGCATGGGCTACGCCATCGCCGCCGCCGTGGAGACCGGCGACCCGGTGGTCGCGGTCGAGGGCGACAGCGCCTTCGGCTTCAGCGGGATGGAGATCGAGACGGTCTGCCGCTACCGCCTGCCGATCGTCACCCTGGTCCTCAACAACAGCGGCGTCTACCGCGGCGACGAGGCCTCCACCACCGACGACCCGGCGCCGACCGCCCTCGGCGCCCGGCACGAGCGGATGATCGAGGCCTTCGGCGGCAAGGGCTACCGGGCCACCACCCCCGACGAGGTGGCCACCGCCCTGCGGGAGGCACTGGCCGCCGGCGAGCCGGCTCTGATCGACTGCGTCATCGACCCGGCCGACGGCACCGAGAGCGGCAACATCGCCCACCTCAACCCGAAGGGGATCAGCGCCAAGCAGTGA
- a CDS encoding GDSL-type esterase/lipase family protein — protein sequence MNRDIRISFVGDSFVQGVGDPEYRGWVGRVLQSTAGGPEPAPTGFNLGIRRNTSEDVRRRLGRELAPRLVPGADNRLVVSFGSNDMVEEEGRLRVEADRTLENLDAVLEEAARLRAAALVVGPPPVIDAGEPHLLRTRALAERMAALCEKRGLPFVPTTDALAEDPAWRTEALAGDGAHPASGGYRRLAGIVLSSGWARWLATGDRA from the coding sequence GTGAACAGGGACATCCGCATCAGCTTCGTCGGCGACTCCTTCGTCCAGGGTGTCGGCGACCCCGAGTACCGCGGCTGGGTCGGCCGGGTGCTCCAGTCCACCGCCGGGGGGCCGGAGCCCGCTCCGACAGGGTTCAACCTCGGGATCCGCCGCAACACCTCCGAGGACGTCCGGCGCCGGCTCGGGCGGGAGTTGGCGCCGCGCCTGGTGCCGGGCGCGGACAACCGGCTGGTGGTCTCGTTCGGCAGCAACGACATGGTCGAGGAGGAGGGCCGGCTCCGCGTCGAGGCCGACCGCACGCTGGAGAACCTCGACGCCGTCCTGGAGGAGGCCGCGCGGCTGCGGGCCGCCGCGCTGGTGGTCGGCCCGCCGCCGGTGATCGACGCGGGCGAGCCGCATCTGCTGCGCACCCGGGCGCTCGCCGAGCGGATGGCCGCGCTCTGCGAGAAGCGCGGACTCCCCTTCGTCCCCACCACCGACGCCCTCGCCGAGGACCCCGCCTGGCGCACGGAGGCCCTGGCCGGCGACGGCGCCCACCCCGCCTCCGGCGGCTACCGCCGGCTGGCCGGGATCGTCCTCTCCAGCGGCTGGGCCCGGTGGCTCGCCACCGGCGACCGGGCCTGA
- a CDS encoding TetR/AcrR family transcriptional regulator: protein MGRRPRFSRAEVEDAALAVLDDHGQPGLTLRAVAARLGTGPMTLYTYVDDRAGLEGCAVDAVLRAVRLPSAPDPEEDWRAEALRIAEGVWRAVREHPQAVPLILARRSRSAAFLDIAEALLAALSRGGLTGRRLLTAFRAVSTMATAFAQTELAGPLSTPEGGGPGAAESTIARFRALPGDRYPRLVEIAGAARDSTPEAEFRAGMRALLDGLAR, encoded by the coding sequence GTGGGACGCCGACCGCGGTTCAGCCGCGCCGAGGTGGAGGACGCGGCCCTGGCGGTGCTGGACGACCACGGCCAGCCGGGGCTGACCCTGCGGGCGGTCGCGGCCCGGCTGGGCACCGGGCCGATGACCCTCTACACCTACGTGGACGACCGCGCCGGGCTGGAGGGCTGCGCGGTGGACGCGGTGCTGCGGGCGGTCCGCCTGCCGTCCGCGCCGGACCCGGAGGAGGACTGGCGGGCGGAGGCCCTCCGGATCGCCGAGGGGGTGTGGCGGGCGGTACGCGAGCACCCCCAGGCGGTCCCGCTGATCCTCGCCCGGCGGAGCCGGTCCGCCGCCTTCCTGGACATCGCGGAGGCGCTGCTCGCGGCGCTCTCCCGGGGTGGCCTGACCGGCCGGCGGCTCCTCACCGCCTTCCGCGCGGTCAGCACCATGGCCACCGCCTTCGCCCAGACCGAGCTCGCCGGACCGCTCAGCACCCCGGAGGGCGGCGGACCGGGGGCCGCCGAGTCCACCATCGCCCGCTTCCGCGCACTGCCGGGCGACCGCTACCCGCGACTGGTCGAGATCGCCGGCGCGGCTCGCGACAGCACGCCCGAGGCGGAGTTCCGTGCCGGGATGCGCGCGCTGCTCGACGGGCTGGCGCGCTGA
- a CDS encoding PPOX class F420-dependent oxidoreductase — MGSQDAERDAALRKLIGSRRLGALVTLKRDGRPQISNINYAYFPDEDTVRISVTDSRAKVRNARRDPRVSLHVMSEDGWQWAVAEGDAELSAVAAEPDDAAVEELITLYRAVQGEHPDWADYRAAMVRDQRLVLRLRIKRVYGQVGQG; from the coding sequence ATGGGCAGTCAGGACGCCGAGCGGGACGCCGCGTTGCGCAAGCTGATCGGATCGCGCCGACTGGGCGCGCTGGTCACGCTGAAGCGGGACGGCCGCCCGCAGATCTCCAACATCAACTACGCCTACTTCCCGGACGAGGACACGGTCCGGATCTCCGTCACCGATTCCCGCGCCAAGGTCCGCAACGCGCGGCGGGACCCGCGGGTCTCGCTGCACGTGATGAGCGAGGACGGCTGGCAGTGGGCGGTCGCCGAGGGCGACGCCGAGCTCTCCGCCGTCGCCGCGGAGCCGGACGACGCCGCGGTGGAGGAGCTGATCACCCTCTACCGCGCGGTCCAGGGCGAGCACCCCGACTGGGCGGACTACCGCGCCGCCATGGTCCGCGACCAGCGGCTGGTGCTCCGGCTCCGGATCAAGCGGGTGTACGGGCAGGTCGGCCAGGGCTGA
- a CDS encoding SDR family NAD(P)-dependent oxidoreductase has product MTERKVAVVTGASSGIGAASARRLAADGYRVVLTARRAARLEALAKELNAADGLTGADAHLAYPLDVTDRAAVRAFADSLGRVDVLVNDAGGAFGAEYVEEADPADWERMFQVNVLGVLQVTQSLLPALRASGAGTVVIVSSTAAQVAYEGGGGYAAAKHGVHALAGSLRLELCGEPIRVIEIAPGMVQTDEFALTRYRGDADKAAAVYAGVERPLTADDVADTVSWAVTRPPHVNVDLLVVRPVAQAAQHKVARRPADGTEAH; this is encoded by the coding sequence ATGACGGAACGCAAGGTGGCGGTGGTCACCGGAGCCAGCAGCGGGATCGGCGCCGCCTCCGCCCGGCGGCTCGCCGCCGACGGCTACCGGGTGGTGCTCACCGCCCGGCGGGCGGCCAGGCTGGAGGCCCTCGCCAAGGAGCTCAACGCGGCGGACGGCCTCACCGGCGCCGACGCCCACCTGGCGTACCCGCTGGACGTCACCGACCGGGCCGCCGTGCGCGCCTTCGCGGACTCCCTGGGCCGGGTGGACGTGCTGGTCAACGACGCCGGCGGGGCCTTCGGCGCGGAGTACGTGGAGGAGGCCGACCCGGCCGACTGGGAGCGGATGTTCCAGGTCAACGTGCTCGGCGTACTCCAGGTCACGCAGTCGCTGCTGCCCGCGCTGCGGGCCTCCGGCGCCGGCACCGTGGTGATCGTCTCCTCCACCGCCGCGCAGGTGGCGTACGAGGGCGGCGGCGGGTACGCGGCGGCCAAGCACGGCGTCCACGCCCTGGCCGGAAGCCTCCGCCTGGAGCTGTGCGGGGAGCCGATCCGGGTGATCGAGATCGCGCCGGGAATGGTGCAGACCGACGAGTTCGCCCTCACCCGCTACCGCGGCGACGCCGACAAGGCGGCGGCCGTCTACGCCGGCGTCGAGCGGCCGCTCACCGCGGACGACGTGGCCGACACCGTCTCCTGGGCGGTCACCCGGCCCCCGCACGTCAACGTGGACCTGCTGGTCGTCCGCCCGGTCGCCCAGGCCGCACAGCACAAGGTCGCCCGCAGGCCCGCGGACGGAACCGAGGCGCACTGA
- a CDS encoding AAA family ATPase, whose product MNGVTITASATAPTASRPRPRVDVAEALLALLGDTRTEPRPDTQLEALTLAVAADLPVLLWGEPGIGKTAAITQLAEALEMPLTTVIASVHEPSDFAGLPVVGADPTTEGVPMAPPDWAVRLVRDGRGLLFLDELSTAPPAVQAALLRLVLERRVGSLRLPPGVRIVAAANPRASAADGWELSPPLANRFVHLPWAHDHEVVVRGLGGVWPRADLPALDPDRLPAAVPFARRAVCGLLAARPALVHRLPSRETQQGGAWPSPRSWEMTLRLIAFAEAAGTSREVLSLLVRGAVGDGPGLELLASIDRMDLPDPEALLADPLSAELPERGDLRQAVLDGVVAAVRARPERARWDAAWRVLVRAVETGAPDLVVVPATTLASLRREDWQVPAAIERLTGVVSLSHRADRAGPSGRADRAARKAGR is encoded by the coding sequence ATGAATGGAGTCACCATCACCGCAAGCGCAACCGCCCCCACCGCCTCCCGCCCCCGCCCCCGGGTCGACGTGGCCGAAGCCCTCCTCGCGCTCCTCGGCGACACCCGCACCGAACCGCGCCCCGACACCCAGTTGGAGGCGCTCACCCTCGCCGTCGCCGCCGACCTCCCGGTGCTCCTCTGGGGAGAGCCGGGGATCGGCAAGACCGCGGCGATCACCCAGCTCGCCGAGGCCCTGGAGATGCCGCTGACCACCGTCATCGCCAGCGTCCACGAGCCCTCCGACTTCGCCGGACTGCCGGTGGTCGGCGCCGATCCGACGACCGAGGGCGTCCCGATGGCCCCACCCGACTGGGCGGTCCGACTGGTGCGGGACGGGCGCGGGCTGCTCTTCCTCGACGAGCTGTCCACGGCCCCGCCGGCCGTGCAGGCCGCCCTGCTCCGGCTGGTGCTGGAGCGCAGGGTCGGCTCGCTCCGGCTCCCGCCCGGGGTGCGGATCGTGGCCGCCGCCAACCCCAGGGCCTCGGCGGCCGACGGCTGGGAGCTGAGCCCGCCGCTGGCCAACCGCTTCGTCCACCTCCCCTGGGCGCACGACCACGAGGTGGTGGTCCGCGGCCTCGGCGGTGTCTGGCCGCGGGCCGACCTGCCCGCGCTGGACCCGGACCGGCTGCCCGCCGCGGTCCCCTTCGCCCGCCGCGCGGTCTGCGGACTGCTCGCGGCCCGGCCCGCTCTCGTCCACCGGCTGCCGAGCCGGGAGACCCAGCAGGGCGGGGCCTGGCCCTCGCCCCGCAGCTGGGAGATGACGCTCCGTCTGATCGCCTTCGCCGAGGCCGCCGGCACCTCCCGGGAGGTGCTGTCGCTGCTGGTCAGGGGGGCGGTCGGGGACGGCCCCGGCCTGGAACTGCTGGCCTCGATCGACCGGATGGACCTCCCCGATCCGGAGGCGCTGCTCGCCGACCCGCTGTCCGCCGAGCTTCCCGAGCGCGGCGACCTCCGGCAGGCCGTACTGGACGGGGTGGTCGCGGCGGTCCGCGCCCGTCCGGAGCGGGCACGCTGGGACGCCGCCTGGCGGGTGCTGGTGCGCGCGGTGGAGACCGGCGCGCCGGACCTGGTGGTGGTCCCGGCCACCACCCTGGCCTCGCTGCGCCGCGAGGACTGGCAGGTTCCCGCGGCCATCGAGCGCCTGACCGGAGTCGTCTCCCTCTCCCACCGCGCCGACCGGGCGGGCCCTTCGGGCCGTGCGGACCGCGCGGCAAGAAAGGCGGGCCGATGA
- a CDS encoding vWA domain-containing protein codes for MTPAASCSYDEEKLFAARLYAARARPYLATALFALHTVGSRLVPTMAVDRHWRCYVSPAFVDRTPLEELAAVWVHEVSHLLRDHHGRSDRYAREHGLTGPGERLRMNIAADCEINDDAYGEGLPTPEGAVRPAHLRLAEGQLMEDYLRCFRLGPYTQHLAWLDCGSGADGRERGWELGPDGAHGLTDQERDAVRFRVAQGITGSPGSVPAGWRRWAEEAFQSAQPWRQLLGSALRSAISSAGAGDDYSYGRPSRRSSGIPGGVLLPSLRRRPPRVSVVIDTSGSVSDAELGAALREVAAIARAVGGRRDLVGVVPCDAAADTVHRLCGAENVPLIGGGGTDLRAGFSRALRTRPDVLVALTDGQTPWPDARPPCRTVIGLFPRAPASRGRIEDHPDYCPDPPPAWARVVTIATGRG; via the coding sequence ATGACCCCTGCCGCCTCCTGCTCCTACGACGAGGAGAAGCTCTTCGCCGCCCGCCTGTACGCCGCCCGCGCGCGCCCGTACCTGGCCACGGCTCTCTTCGCGCTGCACACCGTCGGGTCCCGGCTGGTCCCGACGATGGCCGTGGACCGCCACTGGCGCTGCTACGTCTCGCCCGCTTTCGTCGACCGCACCCCCCTCGAAGAGCTGGCCGCGGTCTGGGTGCACGAGGTCTCCCACCTCCTCCGCGACCACCACGGCCGCAGCGACCGCTACGCCCGCGAACACGGGCTGACCGGTCCGGGCGAGCGGCTGCGGATGAACATCGCCGCCGACTGCGAGATCAACGACGACGCCTACGGCGAGGGCCTGCCCACTCCCGAGGGCGCCGTCCGACCGGCCCATCTGCGTTTGGCGGAAGGCCAGTTGATGGAGGACTACCTCCGCTGCTTCCGCCTCGGACCGTACACCCAGCACCTGGCCTGGCTGGACTGCGGCAGCGGTGCCGACGGCCGGGAGCGCGGCTGGGAGCTCGGCCCGGACGGCGCGCACGGCCTGACCGACCAGGAGCGGGACGCCGTCCGCTTCCGGGTGGCCCAGGGCATCACCGGCAGCCCGGGCAGCGTGCCCGCCGGCTGGCGGCGCTGGGCCGAGGAGGCCTTCCAGTCGGCGCAGCCCTGGCGGCAGTTGCTCGGCTCGGCGCTCCGCTCGGCGATCAGCTCCGCCGGCGCCGGCGACGACTACTCGTACGGGCGCCCCTCCCGCCGCTCTTCCGGGATCCCGGGCGGGGTCCTGCTGCCCAGCCTGCGCCGCAGGCCGCCGCGGGTCTCCGTGGTGATCGACACCTCGGGCTCGGTCAGCGACGCCGAACTCGGCGCCGCCCTGCGTGAGGTGGCGGCGATCGCCCGGGCCGTCGGCGGCCGCCGCGACCTGGTCGGCGTGGTGCCCTGCGACGCCGCCGCCGACACCGTGCACCGCCTCTGCGGCGCCGAGAACGTCCCGCTGATCGGCGGTGGCGGTACGGACCTCCGCGCGGGCTTCTCCCGCGCGCTCCGCACCCGCCCCGACGTCCTGGTCGCCCTCACCGACGGCCAGACCCCCTGGCCGGACGCACGCCCCCCGTGCCGTACCGTCATCGGCCTCTTCCCACGGGCCCCGGCCTCCCGCGGCCGTATCGAGGACCACCCGGACTACTGCCCCGACCCCCCGCCCGCCTGGGCGCGCGTCGTCACCATCGCGACCGGCCGCGGCTGA
- a CDS encoding TetR/AcrR family transcriptional regulator, with the protein MPDIKHFDPDRVLDAVVDLVWRQGEPSTGVQDIVGATGLNRSSLYSTFGGKQDLYRAALRRYVEQRSQPAFDRLAGDGRGLRAIAAFFDGLIDARCSGPYARWGCMVSNAHAAAADAPPEIREILDEHHRRLHAALAAALGDAGRTGALRPGVDVSGAADQLALLAYGINLRSRAGADAGALRAAVGSALAGLSTVPDGDQDLNGSTS; encoded by the coding sequence ATGCCGGATATCAAGCACTTCGATCCGGACCGCGTGCTGGACGCGGTCGTCGACCTGGTCTGGCGCCAGGGGGAGCCGTCGACCGGTGTCCAGGACATCGTCGGCGCCACCGGGCTCAACCGGTCCAGCCTGTACTCCACCTTCGGCGGCAAGCAGGACCTCTACCGCGCCGCGCTGCGCCGCTATGTGGAGCAGCGCTCGCAGCCCGCGTTCGACCGGCTGGCCGGCGACGGACGCGGGCTGCGAGCGATCGCGGCCTTCTTCGACGGACTGATCGACGCCCGGTGCAGTGGTCCGTACGCGCGCTGGGGCTGCATGGTCTCCAACGCCCACGCGGCCGCAGCGGACGCCCCGCCCGAGATCCGCGAGATCCTCGACGAGCATCACCGCCGACTCCACGCCGCGCTGGCCGCGGCGCTCGGCGACGCCGGGCGGACCGGTGCACTGCGGCCCGGAGTCGACGTCTCCGGGGCCGCGGACCAGCTCGCACTGCTGGCCTACGGCATCAACCTGCGGTCTCGGGCGGGGGCCGACGCGGGGGCACTGCGCGCCGCGGTCGGCTCGGCGCTCGCCGGCCTCTCCACCGTCCCCGACGGGGACCAGGACCTGAACGGGAGCACGTCATGA